In a single window of the Micromonospora inositola genome:
- a CDS encoding RNB domain-containing ribonuclease, which yields MVIRRVLANRIDFGALRRELGLPDGFPAAAQREADEAAAAPLPAAADRTDIPFVTVDPAASRDLDQAMHLSRRPGGGFRIRYAIADVATHVRPGGPLEEETWHRGQTVYLPDGNVPLHPHTLSEGAASLLPDADRAAVLWTIDLDTDGDTVAVALERARVRSRAKLDYVGVQLDADAGRLPEPIALLPEIGALLTARGLRRGAINLPLPEQDVEPDGDGWRLVLRGPGPMEDHNAQISLLTGMAAADIMLAGRIGLLRTMPPPKPEAVARLRLAAAPLGVDWPADRTVGEVLAGLDASRPRAAAFIDQAAELMRGAAYTAFDGELPEQPEHGGVAAAYAHVTAPLRRLADRYATEVCLALHEGREVPEWTRAALPKLPEVMATTDRTASAAARGAIELAEAVLLEHRVGETFSAAVLDVDAPPNGNSKPGREPGGTVALDEPPVRARCTGDLPLGERVQVRLTTADPTRRKVVFDVA from the coding sequence GTGGTGATCCGACGCGTACTGGCGAACCGCATCGACTTCGGCGCGCTGCGCCGCGAGCTGGGACTGCCCGACGGCTTCCCGGCCGCGGCGCAGCGCGAGGCCGACGAGGCGGCCGCCGCGCCGCTGCCGGCCGCCGCCGACCGCACCGACATCCCGTTCGTCACCGTCGACCCGGCGGCCTCGCGCGACCTCGACCAGGCGATGCACCTCAGCCGTCGTCCGGGTGGCGGCTTCCGGATCCGGTACGCGATCGCCGACGTCGCCACGCACGTACGCCCCGGCGGTCCGCTGGAGGAGGAGACCTGGCACCGCGGCCAGACCGTCTACCTGCCCGACGGCAACGTGCCGCTGCACCCGCACACGCTCAGCGAGGGGGCGGCCAGCCTGCTGCCTGACGCCGACCGGGCGGCGGTGCTCTGGACCATCGACCTCGACACCGACGGCGACACGGTGGCCGTCGCGCTGGAACGCGCCCGGGTCCGCAGCCGGGCCAAGCTCGACTACGTCGGCGTGCAGCTCGACGCCGACGCCGGCCGCCTGCCCGAACCGATCGCCCTGCTGCCCGAGATCGGCGCGCTGCTCACTGCCCGGGGGCTCCGCCGGGGCGCGATCAACCTGCCCCTGCCCGAGCAGGACGTCGAACCGGACGGCGACGGCTGGCGGCTGGTGCTGCGCGGCCCGGGACCGATGGAGGACCACAACGCCCAGATCTCCCTGCTGACCGGGATGGCCGCCGCCGACATCATGCTCGCCGGCCGGATCGGCCTGCTGCGGACGATGCCGCCGCCGAAGCCGGAGGCGGTCGCCCGGCTGCGCCTCGCCGCCGCCCCGCTCGGGGTCGACTGGCCGGCGGACCGCACCGTCGGCGAGGTGCTCGCCGGGCTGGACGCCTCCCGGCCCCGGGCCGCGGCCTTCATCGACCAGGCGGCCGAGCTGATGCGCGGGGCGGCGTACACCGCCTTCGACGGCGAGCTGCCGGAGCAGCCGGAGCACGGCGGGGTGGCCGCCGCGTACGCCCACGTCACCGCGCCGCTGCGCCGACTGGCCGACCGGTACGCGACCGAGGTCTGCCTGGCCCTGCACGAGGGCCGGGAGGTGCCCGAGTGGACCCGCGCCGCGCTGCCCAAGCTGCCGGAGGTGATGGCGACGACCGACCGGACGGCGTCGGCGGCCGCCCGGGGCGCGATCGAGCTGGCCGAGGCGGTGCTGCTGGAACACCGGGTGGGGGAGACCTTCTCCGCGGCTGTGCTGGACGTGGACGCGCCGCCGAACGGCAACTCGAAGCCGGGCCGGGAGCCCGGCGGCACGGTGGCCCTGGACGAGCCGCCGGTCCGCGCCCGCTGCACCGGCGACCTCCCGCTCGGCGAGCGCGTCCAGGTCCGCCTGACCACCGCCGACCCGACCCGGCGCAAGGTGGTCTTCGACGTCGCCTGA
- the npdG gene encoding NADPH-dependent F420 reductase encodes MAYDATTLPDVSGLTVGIIGGTGDQGRGLAYRFARAGQTVLIGSRSAERAAQSAAEIAALPGVPAGAAVSGGDNDEVARGSDVVIVAVPWDGHAATVAALAEPLAGKIVVDCVNPLGFDKQGPYALRVDEGSAVQQAARLLPDSRVCAAFNHVSAPLLADPEIDRIDLDVLICTEERELVDVVAALAARIPGMRGIYAGRLRNAHQIEAFTANLIAINKRYKAHAGIRVTDL; translated from the coding sequence ATGGCTTACGACGCGACCACGCTGCCCGACGTCTCCGGGCTGACCGTCGGCATCATCGGTGGCACCGGCGACCAGGGGCGGGGGCTCGCCTACCGGTTCGCCCGGGCCGGACAGACCGTGCTGATCGGTTCCCGTTCCGCCGAGCGGGCGGCGCAGTCGGCCGCCGAGATCGCCGCCCTGCCCGGCGTGCCGGCGGGCGCGGCGGTGTCGGGCGGCGACAACGACGAGGTCGCCCGCGGCAGCGACGTGGTGATCGTCGCGGTTCCGTGGGACGGGCACGCGGCCACCGTCGCCGCGCTGGCCGAGCCGCTCGCCGGCAAGATCGTGGTGGACTGCGTCAACCCGCTCGGGTTCGACAAGCAGGGCCCGTACGCCCTGCGGGTCGACGAGGGCAGTGCCGTCCAGCAGGCCGCCCGGCTGCTGCCGGACTCCCGGGTCTGCGCGGCGTTCAACCACGTCAGCGCGCCGCTGCTGGCCGACCCGGAGATCGACCGGATCGACCTCGACGTGCTGATCTGCACCGAGGAGCGGGAGCTGGTCGACGTGGTGGCCGCGCTCGCCGCCCGGATCCCCGGCATGCGTGGCATCTACGCCGGGCGGCTGCGCAACGCCCACCAGATCGAGGCGTTCACCGCCAACCTGATCGCCATCAACAAGCGCTACAAGGCGCACGCCGGCATCCGCGTCACCGACCTCTGA
- a CDS encoding VOC family protein — MEWQLVIDCREPSRLVGFWAEALRYRPQPPPDGHATWRDWYLSIGIPPDELGDGDCLDRLEDPTGAGPRIWFQPVPEPKSMKNRLHIDLKVGGGRAVPLPERRSRVDAEATRLVDLGARVLGGMDAPENDHYSVQLADPEGNEFCVV; from the coding sequence ATGGAATGGCAACTGGTGATCGACTGTCGGGAGCCGTCGCGGCTCGTCGGGTTCTGGGCGGAGGCGCTGCGATACCGTCCGCAGCCGCCGCCGGATGGGCACGCGACATGGCGTGACTGGTACCTGTCGATCGGGATTCCGCCCGACGAGCTCGGCGATGGTGACTGCCTGGACCGCCTGGAGGATCCGACCGGGGCCGGGCCGCGGATCTGGTTCCAGCCGGTCCCGGAGCCGAAGTCGATGAAGAACCGGCTGCACATCGACCTGAAGGTCGGTGGTGGGCGGGCCGTGCCGCTGCCGGAGCGGCGGTCCCGCGTCGACGCCGAGGCGACCCGACTGGTGGACCTCGGGGCACGGGTGCTCGGGGGGATGGACGCGCCGGAGAACGACCACTACTCCGTCCAGCTCGCCGACCCGGAGGGGAACGAGTTCTGCGTGGTGTGA
- the panB gene encoding 3-methyl-2-oxobutanoate hydroxymethyltransferase: MVESTPTEVTALYGGPATRRVRTRDLITAKERGERWAMLTSYDQYTASIFDQAGIPVLLVGDSAANNVFGYETTLPVTAEELLPLVRAVVRATRHSLIVGDLPFGSYEEGPTQALRTAVRFMKEGGCHAVKLEGGRRCADQIAAIVGAGIPVMAHIGFTPQSEHTLGGYRVQGRGDTADEVIADARAVAEAGAFAVVLEMVPGEVAKRITAELRIPTVGIGAGPDTDAQVLVWQDMAGLRTGKAPRFVKRYADLAGALTDATRRFAEEVRGGEFPAAEHTF, translated from the coding sequence ATGGTGGAGTCCACCCCGACCGAGGTGACCGCCCTGTACGGCGGGCCGGCCACCCGACGGGTCCGTACCCGCGACCTGATCACCGCCAAGGAGCGCGGTGAGCGGTGGGCGATGCTCACCTCGTACGACCAGTACACCGCCTCCATCTTCGACCAGGCGGGGATCCCGGTGCTGCTGGTCGGCGACTCGGCGGCGAACAACGTCTTCGGCTACGAGACCACCCTGCCGGTTACCGCCGAGGAGCTGCTGCCGCTGGTCCGCGCGGTGGTACGGGCGACCCGGCACTCGCTGATCGTCGGCGATCTGCCCTTCGGCTCGTACGAGGAGGGGCCGACGCAGGCGCTGCGCACGGCGGTGCGGTTCATGAAGGAGGGCGGCTGCCACGCCGTGAAGCTGGAGGGCGGGCGGCGCTGCGCCGACCAGATCGCGGCGATCGTCGGCGCCGGCATCCCGGTGATGGCGCACATCGGCTTCACCCCGCAGAGCGAGCACACCCTGGGCGGCTACCGGGTCCAGGGACGCGGCGACACGGCCGACGAGGTGATCGCCGACGCCCGGGCGGTGGCCGAGGCGGGCGCGTTCGCGGTGGTGCTGGAGATGGTGCCCGGCGAGGTGGCCAAGCGGATCACCGCCGAGCTGCGGATCCCCACCGTCGGGATCGGCGCCGGGCCGGACACCGACGCGCAGGTGCTGGTCTGGCAGGACATGGCCGGCCTGCGTACCGGCAAGGCGCCGCGCTTCGTCAAGCGCTACGCCGACCTGGCCGGCGCGCTGACCGACGCGACCCGCCGCTTCGCCGAGGAGGTCCGCGGCGGCGAGTTCCCGGCCGCCGAGCACACCTTCTGA
- a CDS encoding NAD+ synthase, with the protein MPTLRLALCQVDPTVGDIAGNADLVRRWTRKAADAGAQLALFPELMLTGYPVEDLVFRRSFVAASKAALQRLADDLAADGLGELPVLVGYLDADGPPQVSADAEPGKGARNAAALLHRGSVVAAYFKHHLPNYGVFDEDRYFVSGNTLTVVRIGGVDVALTICEDLWQAGGPFAVARQAGVGLVLNINGSPYELNKDDIRLPLVRRRAAEAGATVAYVNMVGGQDELVFDGDSMIVSADGALLARAPQFVEHLLVHDVELPPAKEPVESTGELADGMRVVRTKVSDTLPPVPTGEAAVGGIIEPVADEAEVWQALVLGLRDYVNKNRFPSVVLGLSGGIDSAVSAAIAVDALGPDRVAGVSLPSQHSSEHSRADAEDLAKRTGMDYRIEPIQPMVDAFLANMSLSGVTVENLQARVRGVILMALSNQEGHLVLTTGNKSELAVGYSTLYGDSVGGYNPVKDVWKTLIWRLAKWRNADAERRGETPPIPENSIGKPPSAELSPGQLDSDTLPDYDVLDPILIGYVDGDLGRDGLIASGHDPEVVDKVLRMVDTAEYKRRQSAPGTKISHKAFGRDRRLPITNRWREHG; encoded by the coding sequence ATGCCCACCCTGCGTCTCGCCCTGTGCCAGGTCGACCCGACCGTCGGTGACATCGCCGGCAACGCCGACCTGGTCCGCCGCTGGACCCGCAAGGCCGCCGACGCCGGCGCCCAGCTCGCCCTTTTCCCGGAGCTGATGCTGACCGGTTACCCGGTCGAGGACCTGGTCTTCCGCCGCTCCTTCGTGGCCGCCTCGAAGGCCGCGCTCCAGCGGCTCGCCGACGATCTGGCCGCCGACGGGCTCGGTGAGCTGCCGGTCCTGGTCGGCTACCTGGACGCGGACGGCCCGCCGCAGGTCAGCGCCGACGCCGAGCCGGGCAAGGGTGCCCGCAACGCCGCCGCGTTGCTGCACCGGGGGTCGGTCGTGGCCGCCTACTTCAAGCACCACCTGCCCAACTACGGGGTGTTCGACGAGGACCGCTACTTCGTGTCCGGCAACACGCTGACCGTGGTGCGGATCGGCGGGGTGGACGTCGCGCTGACCATCTGCGAGGACCTCTGGCAGGCCGGCGGCCCGTTCGCGGTGGCGCGGCAGGCCGGCGTGGGGCTGGTCCTCAACATCAACGGCTCGCCGTACGAGCTGAACAAGGACGACATCCGGCTGCCGCTGGTCCGCCGCCGGGCCGCCGAAGCCGGCGCCACCGTCGCGTACGTGAACATGGTCGGCGGCCAGGACGAGTTGGTCTTCGACGGCGACTCCATGATCGTCAGCGCGGACGGCGCGCTGCTCGCCCGGGCGCCGCAGTTCGTCGAGCACCTCCTGGTGCACGACGTGGAGCTGCCCCCGGCGAAGGAGCCGGTCGAGAGCACCGGCGAGCTGGCCGACGGGATGCGGGTGGTCCGAACCAAGGTCAGCGACACCCTCCCCCCGGTGCCCACCGGCGAGGCCGCGGTCGGCGGGATCATCGAGCCGGTCGCCGACGAGGCCGAGGTGTGGCAGGCGCTGGTGCTGGGCCTGCGCGACTACGTCAACAAGAACCGTTTCCCGTCGGTGGTGCTCGGCCTCTCCGGCGGGATCGACTCGGCGGTGTCGGCGGCCATCGCGGTGGATGCGCTCGGCCCCGACCGGGTGGCCGGCGTGTCGCTGCCCAGCCAGCACTCGTCGGAGCACTCCCGTGCCGACGCCGAGGACCTGGCCAAGCGGACCGGGATGGACTACCGGATCGAACCCATCCAGCCCATGGTCGACGCCTTCCTGGCCAACATGTCGCTCTCCGGGGTGACGGTGGAGAACCTCCAGGCCCGGGTCCGCGGCGTGATCCTGATGGCGCTGTCGAACCAGGAGGGCCACCTGGTCCTCACCACCGGCAACAAGAGCGAGCTGGCAGTGGGCTACTCCACCCTCTACGGCGACTCCGTCGGCGGCTACAACCCGGTGAAGGACGTCTGGAAGACGCTGATCTGGCGGCTGGCGAAGTGGCGCAACGCGGACGCGGAGCGCCGGGGCGAGACGCCGCCGATCCCGGAGAACTCGATCGGCAAGCCGCCGTCGGCGGAGCTGAGCCCGGGCCAGCTCGACAGCGACACCCTGCCGGACTACGACGTCCTCGACCCGATCCTGATCGGATACGTCGACGGCGACCTGGGCCGGGACGGGCTGATCGCGTCGGGCCACGACCCGGAGGTGGTGGACAAGGTGCTGCGGATGGTGGATACCGCCGAGTACAAGCGTCGGCAGTCCGCGCCCGGCACGAAGATCTCGCACAAGGCATTCGGGCGGGACCGCCGGCTGCCCATCACCAACCGCTGGCGCGAGCACGGCTGA